TTCTGTGTTTTTCTCTTGCAAATACATAATTATAATGGCTAATCGTTCTTTATTTGATAACCCTTATAATCTTTTATCACCTTTAAGGTTAATTTAAGGTATTTAAATTATATTCTAAATATAGTTAATTACATTAATTGAAAACTAATTGACACGAGCGTTTAAAGTAATGTTCGACTATATATGTTTTCTAAAAAAAATGGAGGAATAAAAATGAAAAACAAATTTTTAAAAAGTCTTATGCTAACTGGAACACTATGTATTATATTAAGTGCTTGCTCTAGCACTGAAGAAGAGGAAACAAGTACTAGTACAACGGAAGAAACAACGGAAGAAACAACTGAAACCACACCGCCTGAGGGTGAGATGCCTGAAGGAGCACCAGAAGGTATGATGGCAGGAGGAGCTGTAGATAAAAGTAGTGATACGTTACTTCAAGACATGATTTCCGAAGTAGAAGGAGAATTTGAGCAACTTGAGTTTACTGATCCTGAAACAGGTGAAACATTAACCTATAATTTATATACACCTGAAAATTATGATGCATCCCAATCATATCCATTAGTAACGTTTATTGCGGATTCTAGTGTCGTTGGAGATGATGCAACTGCGTCATTAACGCAAGGATATGGTGGATTAATTTGGGCAACTGAAGAAGAACAGGCTAAACATGAAAGCTTTGTACTGGTGCCTAGCTATCCTGAAACTATTATAGATGACCATGGTAGTTATACTACGACGGACTATGTTGAAATGACAAAAAGATTGTTAGACTCTGTAATATCAAGTTATAGTATTGATGAAGATCGTCTATATGCGACAGGTCAATCCATGGGCTGTATGACATTAATGTATTTAAGTGCAGAATATCCCGATTTATTTGCTGGAGAACTCTTTATATCTGGTCAATGGGATGTAACCACACTTGAACCGTTAGCAAGTCAAAACTTCTTCTATATTGCTGCAGAAGGAGATGAAAAAGCATCTGCTGGACAGGAAGAGCTTCTGACTACTTTAGAAAACGCTGGAGCATCAATAAGTACAGCAACTTTGGATGCTACGTGGTCAGCTGAAGAATCTACAGCTGCTATTGAGAGTATTCTATCAGAAGGAAATGATATTAACTTCGCAACTTTTGAATTAGGAACAGTCCTACCAGAAGGGGTAGAAGTTGGTACAAGCGAGCATATGTATTCTTTTGATTATGCTTATAACCTAGAAGCCGTACGTGACTGGTTATTTGAACAAGTTAAAGAGTAAAAAGATAAGGTAATAATAATTCAATATTTATAACATAAAAGGCACATTTCATTTAAAGAAATGTGCCTTTTAATAATTTGAATTAGAACGAATACGTGGAAGGACCCAACATTTTATATAGCTTCTAGAACCATCGACTCTTTATTGAATATGGGAATGATCACTGGGGAATGATAATGGAAAAAAAGGGAGCCATATAATGCCTAATTACGTTCCTTATTTTATCCTTATCATTATTAGCCTCATATTATTAAGCGTAGTAATCATTCATAAAAAACAATTTGGATTTATTGT
The nucleotide sequence above comes from Paraliobacillus zengyii. Encoded proteins:
- a CDS encoding alpha/beta hydrolase-fold protein: MKNKFLKSLMLTGTLCIILSACSSTEEEETSTSTTEETTEETTETTPPEGEMPEGAPEGMMAGGAVDKSSDTLLQDMISEVEGEFEQLEFTDPETGETLTYNLYTPENYDASQSYPLVTFIADSSVVGDDATASLTQGYGGLIWATEEEQAKHESFVLVPSYPETIIDDHGSYTTTDYVEMTKRLLDSVISSYSIDEDRLYATGQSMGCMTLMYLSAEYPDLFAGELFISGQWDVTTLEPLASQNFFYIAAEGDEKASAGQEELLTTLENAGASISTATLDATWSAEESTAAIESILSEGNDINFATFELGTVLPEGVEVGTSEHMYSFDYAYNLEAVRDWLFEQVKE